The following are from one region of the Haloactinomyces albus genome:
- a CDS encoding DUF58 domain-containing protein gives MSAADDQRPPWSPPALHGDRLQVALRTLELTVRGRLDGLLQGNHLGLVPGPGTEPGEARAYQPGDDVRQMDWAVTARTTEPHIRQTVADRELETWVALDLSPSLDFGTAACDKRELAIAGLSAVTHLTSGGGNRIGAVVANGQETRRLPARAGTEYARAMLRQVAETPRAPEGTRGDLAQVLESLRRPPRRRGLAVVISDFLGALDWQRALRGLAARHSLLAVEVLDPRDLELPDVGTVLLADPETGKQREVRTTPVLRREFAAAAAAHRDEVATALRRAGCAHLTLRTDSDWIADIVRFVVARKRGWSGGVA, from the coding sequence GTGTCGGCAGCCGACGACCAGCGGCCACCCTGGTCCCCACCCGCCCTGCACGGCGACCGACTACAGGTGGCGTTGCGGACTCTGGAACTGACCGTGCGCGGACGCTTGGATGGCCTGCTGCAGGGCAACCATCTGGGACTGGTGCCCGGCCCGGGGACCGAACCGGGAGAGGCGCGGGCCTACCAGCCCGGTGATGACGTGCGTCAAATGGACTGGGCGGTCACTGCCCGTACCACCGAACCACACATCCGCCAGACGGTTGCCGACCGCGAGCTGGAAACCTGGGTGGCGCTGGATCTCTCACCCAGTCTCGACTTCGGCACGGCAGCCTGCGACAAGCGGGAACTGGCGATTGCGGGGCTGTCCGCGGTGACGCACCTGACCAGTGGTGGGGGAAACCGGATCGGTGCGGTCGTGGCAAACGGGCAGGAGACCCGGCGACTTCCTGCACGGGCAGGGACCGAATACGCACGCGCGATGCTGCGGCAGGTGGCCGAAACCCCCCGTGCTCCGGAAGGCACACGCGGTGACCTGGCGCAGGTGCTGGAGTCGCTGCGGAGGCCGCCGCGCAGGCGCGGTCTGGCTGTGGTGATCTCCGATTTCCTCGGTGCTCTCGACTGGCAGCGTGCCCTTCGCGGATTGGCCGCCAGGCACTCCTTGCTGGCTGTTGAGGTTCTCGATCCGCGTGACCTGGAACTACCGGATGTCGGCACCGTGCTGCTGGCGGATCCGGAGACGGGTAAGCAACGTGAGGTACGCACGACGCCGGTGTTGCGCCGTGAGTTCGCCGCTGCTGCGGCAGCACACCGGGACGAGGTGGCGACTGCGCTTCGACGGGCGGGCTGTGCTCACCTGACACTGCGGACGGACTCCGACTGGATCGCCGACATCGTCCGGTTCGTGGTGGCGCGTAAACGAGGCTGGTCCGGGGGAGTGGCGTGA
- a CDS encoding VWA domain-containing protein, translated as MLSLTGFTAPGWFLLLLVVAALTVGYVWVLRRRSTHTMRFSNLALLERVAPKRQGWPRHVPMGLLGVSLILLTVALAGPTAEQRIPRNRATVMLTMDVSLSMKAEDVRPSRFEAAKVAAKEFADELTPGVNLGLVSFSGTATTMVMPTTDRASVKQAIDSLQLSEATATGDGIKAAMTAIESFGRMIGGAKGPPPARIVLMADGGQTIPRELDAPRGAYTQARAAKRAGIPISTISFGTKYGTIRIDGESQRVQVDDEAMRTIAELSGGEFHKAASAEQLRQVYDTLQKQIGYEIKRTDASKPWLVLGTLMAIVAAGVSLFVGQRLP; from the coding sequence ATGTTGAGTCTGACCGGATTCACCGCACCGGGCTGGTTTCTGCTGTTGCTGGTGGTGGCTGCCCTGACCGTGGGCTACGTGTGGGTGCTGCGTCGACGCAGCACCCACACCATGCGATTCAGCAATCTGGCTCTGCTGGAGCGGGTGGCGCCGAAACGGCAGGGGTGGCCCCGGCATGTTCCGATGGGTCTGCTCGGGGTGTCGCTGATCCTGCTGACCGTGGCATTGGCCGGTCCGACCGCCGAACAGCGGATTCCGCGTAACCGTGCGACGGTGATGCTCACGATGGACGTCTCGCTGTCGATGAAGGCCGAGGATGTCCGGCCGAGCCGATTCGAGGCGGCGAAGGTGGCGGCCAAGGAGTTCGCGGACGAGCTCACGCCGGGCGTCAATCTGGGTCTGGTGTCGTTCTCCGGCACGGCCACGACCATGGTGATGCCCACGACGGACCGGGCGAGTGTGAAGCAGGCCATCGACAGTCTGCAACTGTCCGAGGCCACTGCCACCGGCGACGGTATCAAGGCCGCGATGACGGCGATCGAGTCGTTCGGCCGGATGATCGGGGGCGCGAAGGGACCACCGCCTGCTCGGATTGTGCTGATGGCGGACGGGGGCCAGACCATACCCCGGGAACTCGATGCGCCGAGGGGCGCCTACACCCAGGCCAGGGCGGCCAAACGTGCCGGCATCCCGATCTCGACGATCTCGTTCGGCACCAAGTACGGGACCATCCGCATCGACGGCGAGTCGCAGCGGGTCCAGGTCGACGACGAGGCGATGCGCACGATCGCGGAGCTGTCGGGAGGTGAGTTCCACAAGGCCGCCAGCGCCGAGCAGCTCCGGCAGGTCTACGACACGCTGCAGAAGCAGATCGGCTACGAGATCAAGCGCACCGATGCGAGTAAACCGTGGCTGGTGCTGGGCACGCTGATGGCGATCGTCGCAGCCGGAGTGTCGCTGTTCGTGGGCCAGCGGCTGCCGTAG
- a CDS encoding MgtC/SapB family protein, translating to MSGALPGLDELPLLVELGAALLFSSLIGLEREVRAKSAGLRTHALVGVGAALFVLVSKYGFTDMLGWENVQLGPSRVAAQIVSGIGFIGGGLIFVRRDAVRGLTTAATVWVVAAVGMACGSGLIVLAGATTLAHFLVVVGYQRLAMLLRKAMREPQLVRIGYLDGHGVLRSALTLCTSHGWQVLDLQVEQEDTDDTDGKAGRTAVVALRLRGKGRISDLVDELGALGGVLHVAAGETPDTSF from the coding sequence ATGAGTGGTGCTCTCCCGGGGCTGGACGAGCTTCCGCTGCTCGTGGAGCTGGGTGCCGCGTTGCTGTTTTCCAGCCTGATCGGGCTGGAGCGCGAAGTCCGGGCCAAAAGCGCGGGGCTGCGTACCCATGCGCTGGTCGGAGTCGGTGCCGCCCTGTTCGTGCTGGTGTCGAAATACGGTTTCACCGACATGCTCGGCTGGGAGAATGTGCAGCTGGGGCCCTCACGAGTGGCTGCCCAGATCGTGTCCGGGATCGGCTTCATCGGTGGCGGTCTGATCTTCGTGCGCAGGGACGCGGTGCGTGGGCTCACCACCGCGGCGACGGTGTGGGTGGTGGCCGCGGTCGGCATGGCCTGCGGCAGCGGGCTCATCGTTCTGGCCGGAGCCACCACGCTGGCCCACTTCCTGGTGGTGGTCGGGTACCAGCGACTGGCGATGCTGCTGCGCAAGGCCATGCGTGAACCTCAGCTCGTGCGTATCGGTTACCTCGACGGCCACGGCGTTCTGCGGAGTGCGCTCACGCTCTGTACCAGCCACGGTTGGCAGGTACTGGATCTGCAGGTCGAGCAGGAAGACACCGACGACACCGACGGCAAGGCGGGACGCACGGCCGTGGTCGCGTTGCGGTTGCGCGGGAAGGGACGGATTTCCGACCTGGTCGACGAACTCGGTGCCCTGGGCGGTGTGTTGCACGTCGCCGCGGGCGAGACACCGGACACCAGCTTCTGA
- a CDS encoding FAD-binding and (Fe-S)-binding domain-containing protein has translation MSTTSPTAAHIPEFAAELRASIDGQARFDPGSRALYATDASNYRRVPAGIVFPRHDNDVAATMAIARQHRLPVTSRGAGTSIAGNAAGSGLVLDFSRHMNTILDIDPQRRLAQVQPGVVLDTLRSAVAPHGLTFGPDPSTHSRCTLGGMIGNNSCGTHSVAWGKTVDNIRELDVLLGDGTRLQVGPTSPAELETLCARGDRTGRLYQALRGLVDDVGDEVRHSFPELTRRVSGYNLDQLLPENGFQLARALVGTEGSCATLLGATVELVEAPQARAMVVLGFADTYAAADEVTRLRDLDTLAIEGLSAELVDVVAHRNPDSPALRLLPGGRSWLLVETGGSEPGEAEAAARHIVRALEDRAETVVHTDPARMAALWRIREEGSGYSTRMSDGSERWSGWEDAAVPPEHLGSYLREFDALLDRFGLRGVTYGHYGDGCIHVRIDFDLRSATGAAHYRSFLESATDLVTTYGGSVSGEHGDGQARSELLARMYPPAIINAFDRFKSAFDPDDLLNPGQIVRPRPLDADLRVLVAPPRIPSRTTLALHHDDGDMAPATRRCVGIGKCLNPSGGVMCPSYRATRDEKHSTRGRAHLLFEMLAGKTITDGWRSEEVRDALDLCLSCKGCKTDCPVGVDMATYKAEFLHQHYRNRLRPAAHYSMGFLPLWLAVGQYAPRLANRVMTGWTAPILKRLGGIAPERDLPTLASQTLRSWWSQRRRGDRGGDSPAPGRERLVLFPDTFTNHFDPRIGRDAITAMEALGQSVELPPGQVCCGLTWASTGQLEVARAVVRRTARLLRPQLDAGLPVVGLEPSCTAFLRNDALELAPHDPDVAALAQATQTFAEWAEPTRPHWQQAVSETASEALVQVHCHQYAEMGFEADRSMLEASGVRARVLDSGCCGLAGNFGFERGHYDVSMACAEDSLLPAVRAAEDGTEVVADGFSCRTQLRQALGTESVHLATLVARALGVADSG, from the coding sequence ATGAGCACCACCTCCCCCACGGCCGCGCACATCCCGGAGTTCGCCGCCGAACTCCGCGCCTCCATCGACGGGCAGGCCCGGTTCGACCCCGGTTCCCGTGCGCTGTATGCCACGGACGCGTCGAATTACCGTCGGGTCCCTGCCGGGATCGTCTTTCCGCGCCACGACAATGATGTGGCAGCCACCATGGCCATCGCCCGCCAACATCGGCTGCCGGTGACCAGCCGCGGCGCCGGGACCAGTATCGCGGGCAACGCTGCGGGCTCCGGACTGGTGCTGGACTTCTCGCGGCACATGAACACCATTCTCGACATCGATCCCCAGCGGCGCCTGGCGCAGGTACAGCCCGGTGTGGTCCTGGATACGTTGCGCTCGGCCGTCGCGCCACACGGGCTGACCTTCGGCCCGGATCCGTCCACGCACAGCCGATGCACGCTCGGCGGGATGATCGGCAACAACTCCTGCGGGACCCATTCCGTGGCCTGGGGCAAGACCGTCGACAACATACGCGAACTCGATGTGCTGCTCGGCGACGGCACCCGGCTGCAGGTCGGGCCGACCTCGCCTGCCGAGCTCGAGACGCTGTGCGCGCGCGGTGACCGCACCGGACGCCTGTATCAGGCGCTGCGAGGTCTGGTCGACGACGTCGGCGACGAGGTGCGGCACAGCTTTCCCGAGCTCACGCGGCGGGTCTCCGGATACAACCTCGACCAACTGCTGCCCGAGAACGGATTTCAGCTGGCCCGTGCCCTGGTCGGCACCGAAGGCAGCTGTGCCACCCTGCTCGGTGCCACAGTGGAGCTGGTCGAGGCGCCACAGGCCCGTGCGATGGTCGTGCTCGGCTTCGCCGACACCTATGCCGCCGCCGACGAGGTGACCCGGCTGCGCGACCTGGACACGCTGGCCATCGAAGGACTCAGCGCCGAACTCGTCGACGTCGTGGCCCACCGCAACCCCGACTCTCCCGCCCTGCGGCTGCTGCCCGGCGGGCGCAGCTGGTTGCTGGTGGAAACGGGCGGCAGCGAACCCGGTGAGGCCGAAGCCGCCGCCCGGCACATCGTGCGCGCGCTGGAGGATCGTGCCGAGACCGTGGTGCACACCGACCCTGCCCGGATGGCCGCGCTGTGGAGGATTCGGGAGGAGGGTTCGGGCTATTCCACTCGGATGTCCGACGGGTCCGAACGCTGGTCCGGTTGGGAGGACGCCGCTGTGCCACCGGAGCACCTCGGCTCCTATCTGCGGGAGTTCGACGCGCTGCTCGATCGGTTCGGTCTGCGCGGTGTCACCTATGGCCACTACGGCGACGGATGCATCCACGTGCGGATCGACTTCGATCTGCGGTCGGCCACGGGCGCGGCGCACTACCGGTCGTTCCTGGAGTCGGCAACCGATCTGGTGACCACCTATGGCGGCTCGGTCTCCGGGGAACACGGCGACGGCCAGGCACGCTCGGAACTGCTCGCACGGATGTACCCGCCCGCGATCATCAACGCGTTCGACCGTTTCAAATCCGCCTTCGATCCGGATGACCTGCTCAATCCCGGTCAGATCGTGCGCCCGCGTCCACTCGATGCCGACCTGCGGGTACTGGTGGCTCCGCCACGCATCCCCAGCCGCACCACGCTGGCACTGCACCACGACGACGGGGACATGGCCCCGGCCACACGCCGTTGTGTCGGAATCGGCAAGTGCCTGAATCCCAGCGGTGGAGTGATGTGCCCGAGCTATCGGGCCACTCGGGACGAGAAGCACTCCACCCGCGGGCGAGCTCATCTGTTGTTCGAGATGCTGGCAGGAAAGACCATCACGGACGGCTGGCGTTCCGAGGAGGTCCGCGACGCGCTGGATCTGTGCCTGTCCTGCAAGGGCTGCAAGACCGACTGTCCGGTCGGCGTGGACATGGCCACCTACAAGGCGGAGTTTCTGCATCAGCACTACCGCAACCGGCTACGGCCTGCCGCGCACTACTCGATGGGGTTTCTGCCGCTGTGGCTGGCCGTCGGACAGTACGCCCCGCGGCTGGCCAACCGGGTGATGACCGGATGGACTGCGCCGATCCTCAAGCGGCTGGGCGGTATCGCACCGGAGCGCGACCTGCCCACCCTCGCGTCGCAGACCTTGCGTTCCTGGTGGTCCCAGCGTCGCCGCGGCGACCGTGGTGGTGACTCGCCCGCACCGGGCCGGGAACGGCTCGTGCTGTTCCCGGACACCTTCACCAACCACTTCGACCCCCGGATCGGCCGGGACGCCATCACCGCAATGGAGGCTCTGGGACAGTCGGTCGAGCTGCCGCCGGGACAGGTCTGCTGCGGACTCACCTGGGCCTCCACCGGGCAACTGGAGGTGGCGCGCGCGGTGGTGCGCCGCACCGCACGCCTGCTGCGCCCGCAGCTCGACGCCGGGCTGCCGGTGGTCGGGCTGGAACCGAGCTGTACCGCGTTCCTGCGCAACGATGCCCTGGAACTGGCACCCCACGATCCCGATGTCGCGGCATTGGCACAGGCGACGCAGACCTTCGCCGAGTGGGCGGAGCCGACTCGGCCGCACTGGCAACAAGCGGTCTCGGAAACAGCCTCCGAGGCATTGGTGCAGGTGCACTGCCACCAGTACGCGGAGATGGGCTTCGAGGCCGATCGCTCGATGCTGGAGGCCTCCGGGGTGCGAGCGCGGGTGCTGGACTCGGGCTGCTGCGGACTGGCGGGCAACTTCGGGTTCGAACGTGGGCACTACGACGTCTCGATGGCCTGTGCCGAGGATTCCCTGCTGCCTGCCGTGCGTGCTGCCGAGGACGGCACCGAGGTGGTCGCCGACGGGTTCAGCTGCCGAACCCAGCTGCGCCAAGCGCTCGGCACCGAATCGGTGCACCTGGCCACGCTCGTCGCCCGCGCCCTCGGCGTCGCCGACTCGGGGTGA
- the fabG gene encoding 3-oxoacyl-ACP reductase FabG translates to MARSVLVTGGNRGIGLAIARAFQAAGDKVAVTHRGSGAPEGLLGVKCDVTDPDQVTRAFDEAEAAHGRVEVLVANAGVTDDGLLLRMGEEQFDRVLDANLAGSYRVAKRAASSMLRNRKGRMIFVSSVVGLSGGAGQANYAASKAGLVGLARSVARELGSRSITANVVAPGFVTTDMTEALSEERKQEIFAQIPLARFAEPEEVAGAVTWLASDAAAYVTGAVIPVDGGAGMGH, encoded by the coding sequence GTGGCACGGTCCGTACTGGTGACCGGCGGCAACCGCGGTATCGGGTTGGCCATAGCCCGGGCATTCCAGGCTGCCGGAGACAAGGTGGCGGTCACCCATCGCGGTTCCGGCGCTCCGGAGGGCCTGTTGGGGGTGAAGTGCGATGTCACCGACCCCGACCAGGTGACACGCGCCTTCGACGAGGCCGAGGCTGCGCACGGCCGGGTCGAGGTGCTGGTCGCCAACGCGGGCGTGACCGACGACGGTTTGCTGCTGCGGATGGGCGAGGAGCAGTTCGATCGGGTTCTCGATGCCAACCTCGCCGGATCCTATCGGGTGGCCAAGCGTGCGGCGAGCAGCATGCTGCGTAACCGAAAGGGTCGGATGATCTTCGTCTCCTCGGTGGTCGGTCTGTCCGGTGGGGCGGGGCAGGCCAACTACGCGGCGAGTAAAGCCGGGCTGGTCGGACTGGCTCGCTCGGTGGCCCGCGAGTTGGGGTCGCGCAGCATCACCGCGAACGTGGTGGCTCCCGGATTCGTCACCACCGACATGACCGAAGCGCTGTCCGAGGAGCGCAAGCAGGAAATCTTCGCCCAGATTCCGCTGGCGCGTTTCGCCGAACCCGAGGAGGTGGCCGGAGCGGTGACCTGGCTGGCCTCCGATGCGGCGGCCTATGTGACCGGCGCGGTGATCCCGGTCGACGGTGGCGCGGGCATGGGCCACTGA
- the fabI gene encoding enoyl-ACP reductase FabI: protein MTGLLEGKRILITGVITDASIAFHAAKVAQEQGAEVVLTAFGRVRLVERIADRLPKKAPVIELDVTNAEHLSSLPDQVREHVDGLDGVVHSIGFAPESCLGADFLEAPWEDVSSALEISAYSLKSLTGACLPLMSEGGSIVGMDFDARVAWPAYDWMGVAKAALESTSRYLARELGPKGIRVNLVSAGPVRTMAAKSIPGFKGLEDTWGERAPLGWDVEDPTPVGQSVCALLSDWLPKTTGSMVMADGGFHAVGA from the coding sequence ATGACCGGCTTGCTCGAAGGTAAGCGGATCCTGATCACCGGTGTGATCACCGATGCCTCGATCGCCTTCCATGCTGCGAAAGTCGCCCAGGAGCAGGGGGCCGAGGTCGTGTTGACCGCGTTCGGTCGCGTGCGTCTGGTCGAACGCATCGCCGATCGGCTGCCGAAGAAAGCGCCGGTGATCGAACTCGACGTCACCAACGCCGAACACCTCAGCAGCTTGCCCGATCAGGTGCGAGAGCACGTCGACGGACTCGACGGTGTCGTGCACTCGATCGGCTTTGCCCCCGAGTCCTGCCTGGGTGCGGACTTCCTCGAAGCACCATGGGAGGACGTCTCCAGCGCTCTGGAGATATCGGCGTACTCGCTGAAGTCCCTGACCGGGGCATGTCTGCCGCTGATGAGCGAGGGCGGGTCGATCGTCGGGATGGACTTCGACGCCCGCGTGGCTTGGCCCGCCTACGACTGGATGGGCGTGGCCAAGGCAGCGCTGGAGTCGACCTCGCGCTACCTCGCCCGGGAACTCGGACCGAAAGGCATCCGCGTGAACCTGGTTTCGGCCGGGCCTGTGCGCACCATGGCGGCCAAGTCGATTCCGGGATTCAAGGGCCTGGAGGACACCTGGGGGGAGCGTGCTCCCCTGGGCTGGGATGTGGAAGATCCCACCCCGGTGGGGCAGTCGGTGTGCGCGCTGCTGTCGGACTGGTTGCCGAAAACGACCGGCTCGATGGTCATGGCCGATGGGGGCTTCCACGCCGTCGGTGCCTGA
- a CDS encoding ferrochelatase — protein sequence MSFDAVLFLSFGGPEGPDEVRPFLENVTRGRGVPPERLDEVAEHYHHFGGVSPINRLNREIMAAVDTELTARGVDLPVYFGNRNWHPLVEDTVGRMADDGIRRALVFATSAWGGYSGCKQYHEDISRARGAVGERAPELVKLRQFYDHPLFVQANADAVRRAYAELAASTREQARLVFTAHSVPLQADDQPGADGRPQWYSRQVHETARLVAEEVGVDSYDVVWQSRSGPPSVPWLEPDICDHLDEVHAAGVGAVVVSPIGFVSDHLEVVWDLDNEASEKAEELRMGFARAATAGTDPRFAEMIVDLVVEHLEAKQPRKLSTLASAGCTTNGEPCAPGCC from the coding sequence GTGAGCTTTGATGCGGTGCTGTTTTTGTCGTTCGGCGGGCCGGAAGGCCCGGACGAAGTCCGCCCTTTCCTGGAGAACGTGACCCGGGGCAGAGGAGTGCCGCCGGAACGTCTGGACGAGGTCGCCGAGCACTACCATCATTTCGGCGGTGTCTCGCCGATCAATCGGCTCAACCGGGAGATCATGGCGGCGGTGGACACTGAGCTCACCGCGCGGGGTGTGGACCTGCCGGTGTATTTCGGCAACCGCAACTGGCACCCGCTGGTGGAGGACACCGTCGGCCGGATGGCCGACGACGGAATACGGCGGGCGCTGGTGTTCGCCACCTCGGCGTGGGGCGGTTATTCGGGCTGCAAGCAATATCACGAGGACATCTCCCGAGCCCGCGGGGCAGTGGGGGAGCGTGCACCGGAGCTGGTGAAACTGCGGCAGTTCTACGATCACCCGCTGTTCGTGCAAGCCAATGCCGATGCCGTCCGCCGGGCCTACGCCGAGTTGGCGGCCTCGACACGCGAGCAGGCCCGGCTGGTGTTCACCGCGCACTCGGTCCCGTTGCAGGCCGATGATCAACCGGGAGCCGACGGCCGGCCGCAGTGGTACTCCCGACAAGTCCACGAGACGGCCCGACTGGTTGCCGAGGAGGTCGGTGTCGACAGCTACGACGTGGTCTGGCAGTCCCGATCCGGCCCGCCGAGCGTTCCGTGGCTGGAGCCGGACATCTGCGACCACTTGGATGAGGTGCACGCCGCGGGAGTCGGGGCGGTCGTGGTGAGCCCCATCGGATTCGTCTCCGATCACCTCGAAGTCGTCTGGGATCTCGACAATGAAGCCAGTGAGAAGGCCGAGGAACTGCGGATGGGTTTCGCCCGCGCGGCCACGGCGGGCACGGACCCGCGATTCGCGGAGATGATCGTCGATCTCGTCGTCGAACACCTCGAGGCGAAACAACCCCGCAAACTGTCCACCCTGGCCAGCGCGGGATGCACCACCAACGGAGAGCCCTGCGCTCCCGGCTGCTGCTGA
- a CDS encoding DUF3097 domain-containing protein, with product MRSIDYGKDAVAGGRPRRSIPEITAVAGLVVEDPASGFCGAVVRVQRGNQVKHDVVLEDRHGRHRVFPMRQAAFLHDGAPVTLVPEPVATGPASGSPTSAGSAAAQSASGSVRVEGLRARTARGSRLWVEGLHDAELVERVWGHDLRVEGIVVEPLHGVDDLPALLAEFSPGPGRRVGVLVDHLVAGSKESRLVESIDDADVAITGHPYVDIWEAVKPRSLGIAAWPHVPRGTSWKDGVCAELGWAGPADGWRRVLAAVSSFRDLETPLIGAVEQLIDFVTTPEN from the coding sequence GTGCGTTCGATCGATTACGGCAAGGACGCGGTGGCCGGTGGCCGACCTCGTCGAAGCATTCCGGAGATCACCGCGGTGGCCGGCCTCGTCGTCGAGGATCCGGCGAGCGGCTTCTGCGGTGCCGTCGTGCGTGTCCAGCGCGGCAACCAGGTCAAGCACGATGTGGTGTTGGAGGACCGGCACGGCCGTCACCGGGTGTTTCCGATGCGGCAGGCGGCCTTCCTCCACGACGGTGCCCCGGTCACCCTCGTGCCCGAGCCCGTGGCCACCGGCCCGGCTTCCGGAAGCCCGACCTCCGCCGGGAGTGCGGCGGCGCAGTCGGCGTCGGGTTCCGTGCGCGTGGAGGGATTGCGTGCCCGTACCGCTCGCGGCAGTCGCCTCTGGGTGGAGGGTCTCCACGATGCCGAATTGGTGGAGCGTGTGTGGGGTCATGACCTGCGTGTGGAGGGGATCGTGGTCGAACCGTTGCACGGTGTCGACGACCTGCCCGCACTGCTGGCGGAATTCTCACCCGGGCCGGGGCGACGTGTCGGGGTATTGGTGGACCACTTGGTCGCAGGAAGCAAGGAATCCCGGCTTGTCGAGAGCATCGACGATGCCGACGTCGCGATCACGGGCCACCCGTACGTCGACATCTGGGAAGCGGTCAAGCCGCGGTCGTTGGGCATCGCTGCCTGGCCGCACGTTCCACGTGGCACATCGTGGAAGGACGGTGTCTGCGCCGAGCTGGGATGGGCCGGGCCCGCTGACGGCTGGCGCCGCGTACTCGCGGCCGTGTCGAGTTTCCGGGACCTGGAGACACCGTTGATCGGCGCCGTGGAACAGTTGATCGACTTCGTGACGACGCCCGAGAACTGA
- a CDS encoding NfeD family protein, protein MAALLWLIAGVILVAAEVISGELVLLMLGAAAIGTAGVAALGAPLWLDAVIFAALSGGLVVLARPALKRRLERGHELRTNVNALIGARATVESTVDATDGRVRIGGDVWSARAFDETQVLERGRTVTVMEISGAVAVVWAEP, encoded by the coding sequence ATGGCCGCACTGTTGTGGCTGATCGCAGGAGTGATCCTGGTGGCAGCCGAAGTCATCTCCGGCGAGCTCGTGCTGCTGATGCTCGGTGCCGCGGCGATCGGTACCGCCGGGGTGGCAGCGTTGGGGGCTCCGCTGTGGCTGGACGCCGTGATCTTCGCCGCGTTGTCCGGGGGACTGGTCGTGTTGGCCAGGCCGGCTTTGAAGCGCCGGTTGGAACGGGGTCATGAGCTGAGAACCAACGTGAACGCCTTGATCGGGGCCCGTGCGACGGTCGAATCGACGGTGGATGCCACGGACGGCCGCGTGCGCATCGGCGGTGACGTGTGGTCGGCGCGAGCGTTCGACGAGACGCAGGTACTGGAGCGGGGCCGAACGGTGACGGTCATGGAGATCTCGGGGGCCGTTGCCGTCGTCTGGGCCGAACCATGA
- a CDS encoding SPFH domain-containing protein, translating into MVLIVVAVIVLLVIVLAVKTILLIPQATSAVIERLGRFRSVAEPGLNFLVPFLDRVRAKIDLREQVVSFPPQPVITQDNLTVSIDTVVYFQVTDSRSAVYEISNYILGVEQLTSTTLRNVVGGMSLEETLTSRDQINTQLRGVLDQETSRWGIRVARVELKAIDPPPSIQDSMEKQMRADREKRAMILNAEGERESAIKTAEGQKQSQILSAEGAKQAAILSAEGERQSSILRSQGERASRYLRAQGQAKSIEKVFAAVKRGKPTPELLAYQYLQTLPEMAQGDANKVWVVPSDFSKSLEGFARMLGAPDEQGVFRYEPPQEEPPETAPEEDEESISSWFDISTSPEVAEAVRAAEAVARKEVPNMNNIGGGRSSSQAPASPTAQQPAVPGSE; encoded by the coding sequence ATTGTCCTGATCGTGGTGGCTGTCATCGTATTGCTGGTGATCGTCCTCGCGGTGAAGACGATCCTGTTGATCCCGCAGGCGACGAGTGCGGTCATCGAACGGTTGGGGCGCTTTCGCTCCGTGGCCGAACCGGGGCTGAACTTCCTGGTGCCGTTTCTGGATCGGGTTCGCGCCAAAATCGACCTGCGCGAGCAGGTGGTCTCGTTCCCACCGCAACCGGTGATCACCCAGGACAACCTCACGGTCTCGATCGACACCGTGGTGTATTTCCAGGTCACCGATTCGCGCTCGGCGGTTTACGAGATCTCCAACTACATCCTCGGCGTGGAGCAACTCACCAGTACGACGCTGCGTAACGTCGTCGGAGGGATGAGCCTGGAGGAGACTCTGACCTCCCGCGATCAGATCAACACCCAGTTGCGTGGAGTTCTCGATCAAGAGACCAGCCGGTGGGGAATCCGGGTCGCGCGAGTGGAGTTGAAGGCCATCGACCCGCCGCCGTCGATCCAGGACTCGATGGAAAAGCAGATGCGCGCGGACCGGGAAAAGCGCGCCATGATCCTCAACGCCGAGGGCGAGCGGGAATCGGCGATCAAAACGGCCGAGGGTCAGAAGCAGTCGCAGATCCTCTCGGCGGAGGGAGCCAAGCAGGCGGCGATTCTGTCCGCGGAAGGGGAACGCCAGTCCAGCATTCTGCGCTCGCAGGGTGAGCGGGCGAGCCGGTACCTGCGGGCGCAGGGCCAGGCGAAGTCGATCGAGAAGGTGTTCGCCGCGGTCAAGCGGGGCAAACCGACCCCGGAGTTGCTGGCCTACCAGTACCTGCAGACCCTGCCCGAGATGGCCCAGGGGGACGCCAACAAGGTGTGGGTGGTGCCCAGCGACTTCAGCAAGTCGCTGGAGGGCTTTGCCCGGATGCTCGGCGCCCCCGACGAGCAGGGAGTGTTCCGCTACGAGCCTCCGCAGGAGGAGCCGCCGGAAACCGCCCCGGAGGAGGACGAGGAGTCCATCTCCTCCTGGTTCGACATCTCGACCAGCCCGGAGGTGGCCGAGGCGGTGCGTGCCGCCGAGGCGGTGGCACGCAAGGAAGTGCCCAACATGAACAACATCGGCGGTGGCCGATCTTCCTCGCAGGCCCCCGCATCGCCCACTGCGCAGCAGCCCGCGGTGCCGGGGTCTGAGTAG